The following coding sequences lie in one Phyllopteryx taeniolatus isolate TA_2022b chromosome 4, UOR_Ptae_1.2, whole genome shotgun sequence genomic window:
- the ufl1 gene encoding E3 UFM1-protein ligase 1, whose product MASEWEEIRRLAADFQRAQFADTAQRLSERDCIEIIARLLQDKKVDVVHTLDGKEYVTPAQISREIRDELYRHGGRVNILELQQIINVDWIDVENRANDIAKSDKSVQLVLGQLIDDTYLNRLAEEVNDTLQEAGLISIAELCKSYDLPGDFLNDELCKRLGKVIQGELDQYSRGVLFTPAFVARHTANIRGLFSAITRPTPVAGVIGAFGLHEHLLYSVLEELVNTGRLRGTIVGGRQDNTVYIPDIYSKTQNTWVDSFLRQNGYLEFDSLIRLGIPEPKSYIKKRFKCNKLLFLSTACVSQALVDQTEACVEEAVTSAAWIDMQPILPSCLSEEDVGMLINQATRNTNVQSSARVLGGTVVVSEKWISRCFGLFEDSIQRKAQKEFTSDPVLLIAEEDLKRASVVAENSGPSKKDKRDGERKRKATEGSGTVKAGGGGNAREIRIRKTKKKGRKDDEDEEPKPRYKKEEASFMTREEIVAVLEDKVNDCPQEIFSELAEHLERPLSKAYQEALRSLFLSTTCSLSGANKKSVKNLQEELTNLYNNIRLFEKGTKFFSDETQVIIAKHVLKTVGTDVTNILVNFIATDMMMSVENPGALTNEVRLKILAKVSNETKAPLMKLHNCLNGKTIEEFLANFETSAEACGFMLKKADKKKERQAFLLHRQTLTEQLNETEEPALVLHLTSVLLFQDSTHCILHAPGRCVPHIIGTLTGRIPPEKQELLSAYQSLVVKQLTSQSQGQKREEETSSILTQFKPLTPQVKELVLSQRKTSTSEAHT is encoded by the coding sequence ATGGCGAGCGAGTGGGAAGAAATTCGACGTCTCGCAGCTGATTTCCAGAGGGCGCAGTTTGCCGATACCGCGCAACGGTTGTCGGAGAGGGATTGCATTGAGATTATCGCAAGACTTTTGCAAGACAAGAAAGTGGATGTGGTGCACACGCTCGACGGGAAGGAGTACGTCACCCCAGCGCAGATCAGCAGAGAAATCCGAGATGAACTTTACCGTCACGGAGGGCGGGTGAATATTTTGGAACTCCAACAGATCATCAATGTCGATTGGATCGATGTCGAAAATAGAGCCAATGACATTGCAAAGTCTGACAAAAGTGTCCAGCTTGTGCTCGGCCAACTCATCGATGACACCTACCTGAACCGTTTGGCCGAGGAAGTCAACGACACGCTGCAGGAAGCCGGTTTGATCAGCATCGCGGAGCTTTGTAAGAGCTACGATTTGCCAGGGGATTTCCTCAACGACGAGCTCTGCAAGCGTCTCGGGAAGGTGATCCAAGGAGAACTGGATCAGTACAGCCGAGGAGTCCTATTTACGCCTGCCTTCGTGGCCCGCCACACAGCCAATATAAGAGGGCTTTTCAGCGCCATCACTCGACCGACGCCTGTCGCCGGAGTGATTGGCGCTTTTGGACTCCACGAGCATCTCCTGTATTCCGTCCTGGAGGAGCTGGTGAATACCGGCCGCCTTCGAGGAACCATTGTCGGAGGGCGACAAGACAACACCGTATACATCCCCGATATTTACTCCAAAACGCAGAACACTTGGGTGGATTCTTTCCTCCGGCAGAATGGGTATTTAGAGTTTGATTCTTTGATCCGGTTGGGAATCCCCGAGCCCAAGAGCTACATAAAAAAGCGCTTCAAGTGCAACAAGCTGCTTTTCCTCAGCACGGCTTGTGTGAGCCAGGCTCTGGTTGACCAGACGGAGGCCTGTGTCGAGGAAGCCGTCACCTCTGCCGCGTGGATCGACATGCAGCCAATTTTGCCGAGCTGCCTGTCGGAGGAGGACGTGGGGATGTTGATCAACCAGGCCACGAGGAACACCAACGTGCAATCGTCTGCCAGAGTCCTGGGAGGCACAGTTGTCGTCAGTGAAAAATGGATCAGCCGGTGCTTTGGTCTATTTGAGGATTCCATACAACGGAAAGCTCAGAAGGAGTTCACGAGTGATCCTGTGTTGCTGATAGCTGAAGAGGATCTGAAGCGAGCGTCCGTGGTTGCGGAAAACTCCGGACCGTCCAAAAAGGACAAGAGAGACGGAGAGCGCAAGAGAAAAGCCACGGAGGGCAGCGGGACGGTGAAAGCGGGCGGCGGGGGCAACGCCAGGGAAATCCGAATTCGTAAAACCAAGAAGAAAGGGAGGAAAGACGATGAAGATGAAGAACCCAAACCTCGTTATAAGAAGGAGGAAGCCTCCTTTATGACCCGGGAAGAAATCGTAGCTGTACTGGAGGACAAAGTGAACGACTGTCCACAAGAAATCTTCTCTGAGCTGGCGGAGCATTTAGAGCGGCCTTTGAGTAAAGCCTACCAGGAAGCGCTGCGGAGTTTGTTCTTGTCCACCACCTGCTCACTCTCAGGCGCCAACAAAAAGTCAGTGAAGAATCTGCAGGAGGAGCTCACTAACCTGTACAACAACATCAGGCTCTTTGAAAAAGGCACCAAATTTTTCTCTGATGAAACCCAGGTCATCATTGCCAAGCACGTTTTAAAAACCGTAGGCACCGACGTCACCAACATCCTCGTCAACTTCATCGCCACCGACATGATGATGTCCGTTGAGAACCCCGGCGCCCTAACCAACGAGGTACGGTTGAAGATTTTGGCCAAAGTTTCCAATGAGACCAAAGCACCGCTGATGAAGCTGCACAATTGTCTGAATGGTAAAACAATCGAAGAGTTTCTGGCCAACTTTGAGACCTCCGCAGAAGCGTGCGGCTTCATGCTGAAGAAGGCCgacaagaaaaaagagagacagGCCTTCCTGCTGCACCGCCAGACTTTGACCGAGCAGCTGAACGAGACCGAGGAGCCCGCCCTGGTCCTCCACCTCACCAGTGTGCTGTTGTTTCAGGACAGCACTCACTGCATCCTGCACGCTCCAGGACGCTGCGTACCTCATATTATAGGTACCCTGACGGGCCGCATACCCCCGGAGAAGCAGGAGCTGCTTAGCGCCTATCAGAGCCTGGTGGTGAAGCAACTGACGAGCCAGAGTCAAGGGCAGAAGCGCGAAGAGGAGACGTCCAGTATCCTAACGCAGTTCAAACCTTTGACACCACAAGTCAAGGAGCTGGTGCTTTCCCAGAGGAAGACCTCTACGAGCGAAGCACACACTTAA